Below is a genomic region from Tripterygium wilfordii isolate XIE 37 chromosome 12, ASM1340144v1, whole genome shotgun sequence.
AATCTAGAATAGTAACCATTAACTCATCATCTGCACTAGATATGTCAGTTCAATCAAAAACTAAGAATGTCCGACCACCTCCTTTTGAGAATTCAGTCATGGGTGTTTTTCCCCCTCAAAAAGTTCTTCTGTTGCATTCGCTCCATTTTAGCCAGCAGTTAACAATGAAAATCGCACTATATTAAGTATACATGCTAGATAAGCTCTCGGTAGATCTACCAAAGACCTAAGACTAGACTAAACTGTGAAGATCCTTCAACAAGAGACCAATACCCAAAtgcatattaaattattaatgatAACAGAAACCATAACTCTCAATATTTATCAATTGTGCTCAACTAAAATACTAAATACGTTATTTTATTTGGCATTAACCTAACAAAACAAAGAGGGAACAAAAAATTTTTAATACTTgattctaaaaaaaaagaaaaacacaaacaaacaaacaaacttgaGTCTGAAAATTAAGCTAGTGATCCAACATGTAAATCGCCAAAatgaaattcaaataaaatctcTTCCTGGTAAATGAATAGGTTTAAGTTATTATCAGAATACATAAAATTGAGTAACACTCATAAAGTCATAAGTCATAATCAAACCCCAAATTCGTGATTAATAGAATTTAAGAGAAACAATGACCAAAGAGATTAAAATATACACTAGGATAGTATTTTAATTCAATACTGTTCTGTTTAAAGCATTTAAATTGCTACAGCAAGAGTAACTACAATGATGATAAAAGAAGTAAATTGCTAAATGAAAGCAAAATAGGTACATTCCACAGCGATGTACTCATTTTCCACACCAGTATTTTATGCAACAAATAAGCTTAACCAGACAAGGAACATTAGCTCCATACCAATGGTGTATAAGGCTTACTACGCAGATTCCGGAAAGTCCTTGGCCTTTCTTGGTACGGCCCCAAATTGCCACTCTCCATATCATCACCCATCAACATGGCGTTGGAGGAGTTCACCCTACGGGCAACAGGAAAAGGGTTGTACTCACTTCCTTGGGGCAAGTCGCCCCCTGAACCTGGTCGCTCAATTTTGAACTCCTGATTAATGCAGTGTTAGACAATATTTTCACTTCATTAGGGTTACTGAATAATACTCCACAGTCTTGTAATTTCAACAACTGTTTTCGTTTTCCCTCTCAATAAATCAAAAGTTGCGAAAATGTTTCCCGTTGGTAGTTCTTCAATACAATGAACAATTGCTCCTGAAATAACCAATTTAATAAGTAAATTAAGAAGTCCACGCAATGCATTGTTGTCATAAGCCGTCTTAAAGTAACAATCAAGGAAAACTTAAAAAGCACCAAGAAAATAGACAGTGAAATCAAAACTCGCTACCGATCAACCAAGCAGAAAAAACAAAACGGAGAAAGAGACTCGCCAAATTAATCTCAAACTATACACACATACAGTAAAAACCCTAAGATCTAAGCCAAAAAAACTATCGATTTAACGCGCAACCCAATAAACTAAGACCAGAGCGCCCATCAATCCCAAAAATTCAGAAGATCCGAAAAAAATTAATTCcagaaaattaaaattcaagAACACAAACGCAATGCCACACCTCGATCTCACTGCGAGAGACAGAGATCGACAAATTTCCCGATATCGGAACCATTACCTGCAACGAAAGCTAAGCTTGACTGCTTGAATTTTTGAATGACGCAGACGGTAGTTTCGTTTGGAGCACGACTTAAAAAATTCTGAAAGTCAATTTTCAATATTGAAGGAGTGGGATTGATTTCACGATGCGGTTACGCACATTCTGTTTGCCTCATCTCCACCAATGGCAGCGTGCCATGTAATGATATTGTGTTAATGGAGAATTATCTCATTATTAaggataaataataatttaggATTGGATAAAAGACACATACTTCCATTCTTTTCTACTTATTTTAGGATCCATAATTCAATAATCTTTAACGGATCAGGCTCAATTATCTATATACCCCGTTCCTTTATGCATCTTAAGAACCACGAATAGCTCAAATAACACTCATATCTACGAAATCTCTTAGAGGTCTGGAGTTCGAGTTTCCCCCATCTCTCTACCCCTTATTCAACATAAGGTTGATGCATCTTGAAAATCAGTGACCATGAGACTCGAATATAAATTTCGGCTGACAAGTTTATCGTTGCTGCAAGAGTAGTGTTACTGCTAAGACTCGTGCTTCATGGTTGGGATTCAAATTTTCTCAAATTTATCCGACAAGGTCCTGCTTCGGCAATTGTCTAGGTCCTTCAAAGCAATTCATTTCCGAACACAAGCTAAGCTATGGTTTTGTCCTTGAAGATATAGCAAACCTACTCAGTAGTGTTGATTGCTATATCTTATCTATAACACATGAAAAAGTAATCCACATATCCAACGATATAATCGGGTTAGTTTTATATCAAATAACTAAGtgataatataataatttaaatagAATATAAGTTTGATTGCTATTTTATACATAATAACTGAACACTCAAGGCACTAGTTGGAGTGTAAAATTATGTGTATCGTCTTGATGATCAAAGTTCGAATCTCCTCTCCCTTTTTCAAATAAATacattcatacatatatatacataaagaaATTCTCACCTACAGTTGTCCGCAACTTAATAACCTGCGCACTCCACTTTTTAAGTattttcaaaagtgaaatgacaaatttCACCCCAAAATCGAGAAGAGAATATCATAGCAAAAGTATAAAAATGCTACAATAGAGATAGATAATCCACTTTTCAACAAATTACATAAGCCTTTACAATATGCCAAGAGTCCTTACAATGAACATACGTCCTATATAATAAgttatacaaaacatcaatcaaCATTGCAAACATTCTGGAACAGAAAAAAAACTGTCCTatagagaagaagaagtaaCAGACAAACTATGAAACCAGGTGCCCGGCATTAAACCCAAGAGAAGTTTTGTCCTCTCGACGAAATGCCTTGAAAGGAAAAATCACCTCATACAGAAACTTGGCGTAAGAATACGAGTCGCTTGACTTGTGAAGCTGCTTAACGGAGGAGGAGCTTGTTTaaggtaaacaaaaaaaaaggacaattaTTGAAGGCTTGAATAAATATTTCTCACGCAATGAGCACGATTCTTCGCATACAGAACtagcaaaaacatgaatatgCCAAGTGTTCCTTCTTTGACACATACGGGGAAATAAAATTGGTGATGAGGGCAGAGGAACCTGGAATATCGGCTGGAACAATTATCTGATTCTTACCAGATGCTATTCTCTTACCAGCTACGTTAGCATACAATAGGCCAGAGATGGCTGGCACAAAGATATCACTTTGAGAACAGATGTAGAAGTCAATAACCTTTTCAAATTCTGAATCTTCTGATTCAAGGAACTTGCTTTTCTTATCTGCAGGCATTATGTTTTCCTGCAAATGGTTTTGAAACCAAAAGGAATGTTAGAATGACAGCCTTGTCAATATTCAAAAGAGAAATATATGTCATAAAGTATTCTAATGCCTTGCCTTTGTATAAGTCTTGGGGAAGATATCCTTCAAGATGTTAAGGCTTCTGTCCCATCTCGGTTGAGTGAGATAAATAGTGGTATCCTTGTCAAATCCAGTCTTTCTCAAGAATACGGCAATCTCATGAGGACTGTAACAACTCTTCTGCCCATTAGCATCACTTTCATGGCAAGCTGCCTTCTCCAGGATTTCAACTCTCAAGTCTACTGCAATGAACCTGCCATCAGACTTACGACTCAAAGCTCTCAACCGATCTACCATTGAGTCAACCACCTCATTTACTTCTGGTTGCAGCTCTAAAGTTCCAAACATGGCCAAACATGCAACTGAATCACTGTTGCTTTTTGGCTCATTTTTCTTCATGTTCACTGAAGGGAAATAAGTAGCCAGCTTTACGTTGCCCTTTCTTCTAAAGATTGGTTCAATTTCTTCTGCAATCTGATCTTCTGTAACTCGATTGGGGACCTTAACGACAGCAAGATTTCGGACGGATACATCATTAGGCAGATCTTTAGCTACTTTGGCCACCCCATCAAGGTTTTTCATAAATTTATCaacatcatatatatcatcaaaaatcctgggaaaaattaaaaacagtCAGTAGTCACAAAAGGCCTATCAGTGAGCCATGTTCGGAAAAACTTCCGATTTGTATATCTGAGCTAGATTTTACCAAGTATAAATGCTTGGTCACTTGTATTTTAAAACTGATAAAAGCATAGTATTGCATACAAAAGAATTATATTATCAACTATGTCAAAATCAACCAATCATCTATTTAGCATGAAAATAGAATAGTGGTGGAATATACTTTTGTTCTAATCTCTGACATGTTCCTTTAAAAACTGATGAAGACACAATCAACAAAATTCATTCTtcagaaaagagagaaacagaCGCATGATTTGCAGCAAAATCTTACATTGGTCTGGCATACCAGGCATCAATTTATTCACAGAGAAAGGACCAAATTAAGATATAAAACTTATAAAGATAAAATGCTAGGACATAGAAAGAGTAAGCACACATGAGATGAGATTAATCTATCGACACTACGGGGAATCAAGGATTATCCAAGTGGTGGGCTAACCGCCCAGGACCAAGTGGTCCTAGGTTCAATTCCCATAGATGGATGGGGGTGAGGGATTATTGCCGTTTGTGGGCTTTATgtacaaaacataaataaataaaataaaatctatcAGCACTGGGAGAACATGAAAGACCAATTGGTCACAACCTAGATAGCATGTTAACAGAACAAGACAAGTGGTCACTAAAACTCTCCCCAACCCCTCCCAAGTGGACTAACAACTGATCATGGGGAAAACAACTCAAGTAGAGGGGAGTAAAATAAGAACATACACGAAACATATATACTTTATCAAAGGTATGTTTCAAAAGAATGTTGGGTGAACTAACCATGGAAATGATTCCAACTTTAAGgtattataaaattttttcaTCAAAACATCGTTAGAGTGACATGAACACTTACATCTCATCTCCTGGTTTGCTTCCTCTGATGGTTGGGAGCACAAGAGTAGCTCGAAGATATTTAGCCGTGACCACTGCATCAGCAACCTAAGAAGTGCAAAACAATGTAGCATGCCAGCTTAGAgggggattaaaaaaaaacaagaggaTACAGGGAGCAGAATCTttagagtgaaaaaaaaaaaaaaggaaaaagcttgCAGGAATTTGACTTACAAGGAACATGACCTAGGAATAATAGAACGTATTAAGCaatcaagaaagaaacaaaacaaaacaatttaaaCCACAATAGCATCCAAGAATCACAGAGTAACTAAGAAGAAAATGTTGAGCCCTTATCCTAAAAGATATCAGAACTGCAGCAGGCATCTAGGTGTATAGAAAGAATCTTGAAACCAAAGTCGAGCTTTTACTCGATATAAACAACACTTTTATTGCACTCTTTTAATTGAGCTTTTGTTCTCTACATACTCTTCTTCTTTGGGTTGCGCTCACTAAGTGCCCTTGGTAAAATTCTCTTTTGCgttcaaaaaagacaaaaagctTTGATTGGGGATTAGgttgattttgtgtttggaaCAAGACAACCAAATCATATGAAAAGGGCTTTTGGTTTTAAATTTAAATCAACTATTGATCAAAGATGGTAGCAAGACCCAAAGTATTGATCAAGGACATTAGCATTCAATAATATGAGAACTAGTTGGTTATAGATttcagaaacaaaaaacaaaaaaaaatcaaagtcaatATAGCGCATTTGAAAACTCAGGAAATAAAAATGTTTTAAGTTTAACAAAAGACATGAAATGCCATGAGCCAAATCCCCAAAGGATTCTCTTGTTTGACTTTCTTTGGCGATCCATAttaagagaaataaaaaaaatctcaaactgTGCCCATACAAGGTGGCTTCACATAAACTTCCTTTTGCTTACAGTCTCTATCGCTAACACTAAACTAATATGGTTGGTGACAATGATGGTAGAACTTGCAAAGTATATCAGAAGATACTTCCAACCATTCTAAGAGATGGTCGAGCATAATAAGGCAGGAGCCAGGAGACAAGTAATAGCATAAACAAAAACTGATATTAGAAAGGAACCTGCGAGACATGGTATTCAGGACCATTTGTCAATGAGAAAGTGACAAATCCCTCACCCTCAGTCTCCTGCGACTTATCTGTTAACAAACTAGCAATCAGAAGAAGTGGAAAAGAAGTAAAATgtagtataatatatataccaaATCCGTGGCGAATTTCCAAGTAATTATATCAACTTACCAGTAATGGATTCATCCCAACATGGTTTCAAAGCTTGGCGATCCTCCATCCAGGGCCCATTACTCTTCTTAGCAAGAGTCACAAAGCTTTGCTCCATGGCCTTGGCATTTTCAACATCCCCAGCTCCTCCTGGAAACTTTTCCTGTACAAAAACAGTAAAAAGTCATTAGGTAATCCAGAGCCCATTTTAAAGGAAAACAAGATTGCTTCCATAAAGTTTAAAGACCTAAATTTATGGGAAATCTCCAGAAGCTCTACTAGTAGCAGAAAGAAGGTATTTTCTccacaaaatttcattttcttgcaATCAACTGAAGGAACAATAGCTTCCATTAAATAACCTTTCAATTAAATCAGTACTAATTACAACTAAAgtaaagcaaaacaaaacaccCATATAAACAAACGAACATGATTATCCACATAGATTTAAGAATCGCAGAAATAGcaatatatccaaaaaaaaccagatcaaaatcaaacatgAACATGAAATTGAAGGGAAGAGTATAAAGAACTTCCAAGATCCGATCCACACCAGACAACAACAAATTAAGTAAAGACATGAACTttgagaaaacaaaaatgaagtGAAAAATGTACTTGGGCAGCAGAATCAAAGTGTTCTCTCTTGATCATTTGGCCAAGCATGATAAACATTGTCAGTGTCAAGACACCTGCAACCACTTGCCTCAAATCCACACCCATTCTCTCCTCTTAGACTCAGATGGGTTTTGCTGTGAAATGGAGAGAGTGTAAGTTCACACACAGAAATCCCTTCACAATCTCTCTCCCCGGGGCTTGTGATTGTGTGGTTTTAATTacgttatttatttatttttatttttcttacttacACCACCGACAGCTTCCGCTTGTCTCGCCTGGACAAATGACAATGACAGTCCTCCtgtcaatttttatttatatttttcttatttttgttttgttattccATGTACAATAATTTCATTTTACGtaaatttcactttttttttaaatatcattgagaaatatCAAACATTTGACACATTTATGTTTAACCCAATCAATTGTCAATCTAGTCAACTCTCATTGATACGTAAATGTCACTTATAATCAATAAATGAGATAAAAATTGGCACTAAATTGTAAGCCTTCTTAATTTTATGGATTTTGAGTTAAATTAGGTGAGACATGGAAAAACATAGCAAGGTAAAGTGATACAATCAAGGCCTtcctaattattaatttaataattttatttttgttgtcttGTTTGTATTTATGCATATTATTTTACATGACATGCCAATTGTTTTGAAAAAGAACAATGCATTTGCATTATTAAGACACACGTAAGACCATTTTTAAAGAATATTTGAGGCATATGTAATCACTTATCATGAATCAACTTCTAGTCTAATAGTAGGAGGAAGGTTTATGTCTCAAAACGTTCTGGGTTTGATTTCTACTTGAACTCATGAAATTATCATTTGTTTACCTAACACGAGTAATTTGTTCCCACTGAAGCGTAGACTATTTATTTATATGATACAAACCGAAAGGTAATGTTGATGAGTGActttgaatgagaattttattttaattaaaaataaatcttttaaaaaaattgatagcATTTATCAATATTCAAGTCATTAACAATAGAATCACATTAGTTATCTtcttaataattatttaatttaatgaaAAGCAACTAAATTCTTACAATTTATTTGTGATTCTATTGTAAGATAACatgtttaaatttttgtttaaatatcGGTTgtgcaataattaattaatttttaccGTTACAACTTCTACCAAGGTTTATTAAAAAGGTATCAATTGAGTTTTATTGAATTAATTgcccaaaacaaagaagaattaATTGATTAGTGTTAGGGATTGAAGATAATCTACAATTGATTGAGTAGTATAAGAGTAAAGTGGAGGGAAGGTGCAACTACCCATCTAGCTTaccatattattttttttcaataattttttttatataaaaaaacctAATGTGGTCAAAGCCACTAAATGTGACAAGAAGCTAAATATTCACAAGCCTATAAaacaatattatatttatatatattgaattttaTTTAGATTGAACCAAGGGGGCAGCAGAAATGGCACAATCTGATGTGGACATGCCAATATCAGTCAACcactatttaaattaaaaatctgAGTTAAACATTCATTgtctttgtattttatttaaaaaattactgacaatttggttttttttttttttttttcgaatttTTGATCGAATATCACTAACACTGCAATATGGGTTGAAGAATCCTTTCCTTAGTTGGGCTGTTTTATGGGTTAAAGAGGCCTTTCCTTGGTTGGGCTGTTTAATTGTGGGCTACAGTTCGATGAAGTTCTATCAGGCTTTCATTGTTCAGCTTTGGGCCCATGTGTTTCATTAACCGTTGGCTACTGATTCATGTGAAGACCCAGAGCGGGATTGTGAATATTGAAGCTATTGCCGCGGTGAATTAAAGAGTCTACAGCACTAAAACTCAATGTCTCTTCTTCTCACAGGAATTTCTTCGAACATCTGCTGTGCAGAAGTTTATGTTGTGTGTCTTAGCAATTTTTGCGGTTGTTTGCGTTGCAGGAGAGGAGAAACGAGTATGTCAAGATGGGTAAGAAGCATTATTCCGATGCTACCGAATGTTACACCAGAGCAATTAGTCAGAAAGTTCTCTCTGAAGCTGGAAACTCGGTACTTTATGCGAACAGAGACCATGTGAATTTGCTGCTGGGGAATTACAGGTCAGGCATGCTCTCACCGATGTCGATGAGGCTATTAAGCTTTGCCCACTAACGTCAAGGTCTTGATGTATTTTCAATCTTAGTTTCTTGTTTGCTTCTTCAATATTATAAAGTGTTGTTATTTTGTGGATTATTTAGGCACTGTATCTAGCCACTAAAGCAGCTTTGGCCATGAATTTGTTGGCGGAGGCGAAATCATATTGCGAGAAGGGGCTTGAGCATGACCCAAATAATGAAGAGCTGGGGAAGCTATTAAGGCAAATTGATTCGAGAAAGCTTTAACAGGAACAACGTGAGAATGAAGTTAACAGGGACATTGTCGAGGCTAAGGTCTGATAATTGGGACctgttcaaatattttaatttaccaTGACCCAGAATATTGATGTTGGAACTTCACTGAACCTTCTTTCTGCAATGGGTAAGGGGCTTGAAAATGGGGATGACAAATTTTCGAGAACTTTCTAGAATTAAGGAAGCCAGTAGTGGACAAAGATAAAATTCTTCACTGCTCAGTTCTTCTTCTGTACTCAGAGGTCATGTCCAGTTACTTGTTCTAGGACCTCTGTGAGACTGACATGTTTTCAGCTCATCTTGTTAGACATATACTCTTAGACCTATTTTTATTGTAATGTCTTAAACGACAGCGTGTAACATTTCATTACATGATGTCGTTTCTCTTGagctttcttcttttatctgatgtaacagactaacaggTAACAGTTGTTTAGcttctttgtttttcaaatcTAGGTCTAAcggctctctctttctctctgtgtGTCTAACGGCTCTCTGTTGTACTGCTCCGCTATATgagctctttcttcttctttgttttgtaaGCAATCTTTCTGTGAAATACATGAAAACTCTTTTCTCTAAGTTCTCAATTGCTTCCAAGGTCTATTACACATCTTGACATGATATCCTCTTCTTTTATACCGTGTTTGAACTATTCCTTGCGGctaaattatatatttacatTACTTTCATATTTTAAGAAGTGCTATTAACACGTACGCATACGCATGTTTGTGAACTCTGTGATGTCCTTTCTTTTCAAATTAGCTCTGTGATTTCCTTAACTTCCAAACATGTTTGTGGAAGGCAGTTCACTATTGCCATGTGATAAAGGAAACAATGACACCCGTGAAGCTATTGAACAGTACCATGGGGTAAGCATTTGTATCTAATTTGttataattttcattttattgcTTCATGGTTCCGCCGCCTTTTATTGTAAGTACATGCTATATTGGAAGTTCTTGCCGTTTCTTCAGTAAGCAGGCTTATAATTTGTTGGAAGATCTTTACAAATTCCCTTTGGTGCATTATTAACATGGGATGGAAAAGTTGTGTTTGTTTGATGATTATTTTTCCATCTGGAACAACAGAATATTCAACAACAAAGAATCATCCATTGACAGTTTCATAGATAATTGGTTTGATTGTCTTAAGTTTTGGAGTTTGTCCTTCTCTGGGAATATTTTCGACCATTTGAATCTTGCTCCCCTGTAATTTCTGCTGGGTTGCActcccttggtgcttgaataaaattcttttccaatcaaaaaaaaaaagaagaagaagaaagtttaTGGTTCTGAAACGGAATCAGTAAATCATAATATTGCAACCCTTTCGCTACTAATTTAGTTTCTTCCGATTGGGTCTCAAGTTAAATTGGACGGCTGGTAGAAAGTTAATTAGTAGTTGCGGAGTATGTTGACCAGTGCttatatgttttgtttgtttcctAAGACGGCCATGTGTTACATACTACTAATCTACTATAAATGTAACATTGCTCAAGTGTGGCCAAATGGCATCTCAtctgtttatatatttatataggtGGATAAGATGCTGTGAGAATATCTTAGTTTGATCGATTTTGTTAATTACCCTACTCATTTTTAGACTTAACTAAGGAAGTCT
It encodes:
- the LOC120011435 gene encoding protein MANNAN SYNTHESIS-RELATED 2-like: MGVDLRQVVAGVLTLTMFIMLGQMIKREHFDSAAQEKFPGGAGDVENAKAMEQSFVTLAKKSNGPWMEDRQALKPCWDESITDKSQETEGEGFVTFSLTNGPEYHVSQVADAVVTAKYLRATLVLPTIRGSKPGDEMIFDDIYDVDKFMKNLDGVAKVAKDLPNDVSVRNLAVVKVPNRVTEDQIAEEIEPIFRRKGNVKLATYFPSVNMKKNEPKSNSDSVACLAMFGTLELQPEVNEVVDSMVDRLRALSRKSDGRFIAVDLRVEILEKAACHESDANGQKSCYSPHEIAVFLRKTGFDKDTTIYLTQPRWDRSLNILKDIFPKTYTKENIMPADKKSKFLESEDSEFEKVIDFYICSQSDIFVPAISGLLYANVAGKRIASGKNQIIVPADIPGSSALITNFISPYVSKKEHLAYSCFC